The following proteins are encoded in a genomic region of Desulfosporosinus youngiae DSM 17734:
- a CDS encoding rhodanese-like domain-containing protein yields the protein MFRKSKILTLVSSLVLVLTLLSGCSQPAAPAVTQPAPQPTTQQPASPTPSADSNILKWDAWKAKMTGTINKDYYVVDLRTPDEIKLEKALEGAINIDANATLAKGELGVLDEKLKGVAKDAVVLVHCKSGGRAKANLAKFLEKGYVNTFALDGWTAFDAKGFIGVASITANNEQLKPDAWQAKMQGSIGRDFFVIDARDKSEFEAGHMKDALNFGVRDQFTVDHAATIANVEKAIPNKDALILVHCAVGTRSKVAQAHLKAAGYTNVLALDNKVTIDKEGNVKYE from the coding sequence ATGTTTAGAAAATCTAAAATCCTAACCCTTGTAAGTTCACTTGTTTTGGTACTGACCTTACTCAGCGGGTGCTCCCAGCCTGCTGCTCCGGCAGTCACCCAGCCTGCACCCCAGCCTACCACCCAACAACCGGCTAGTCCTACGCCCTCTGCAGATAGTAACATTCTAAAGTGGGACGCCTGGAAAGCAAAAATGACCGGTACGATCAACAAAGATTATTATGTTGTAGACCTGAGAACTCCGGATGAGATTAAGCTGGAAAAAGCACTCGAAGGCGCCATTAATATTGATGCCAATGCAACGCTTGCTAAAGGGGAGCTGGGGGTTCTTGATGAGAAACTGAAAGGCGTTGCCAAAGACGCAGTCGTCTTAGTTCATTGTAAATCTGGCGGAAGAGCTAAAGCAAATCTGGCTAAGTTCCTTGAAAAGGGCTATGTAAATACCTTTGCTCTCGATGGCTGGACAGCATTTGATGCTAAAGGATTCATAGGGGTTGCCAGCATTACAGCGAATAACGAACAGCTTAAACCCGATGCTTGGCAGGCTAAAATGCAAGGAAGCATTGGCCGGGACTTTTTTGTCATTGACGCTCGTGACAAGAGCGAGTTCGAAGCCGGTCATATGAAGGATGCCTTGAATTTTGGAGTAAGAGACCAATTTACTGTGGATCACGCAGCAACGATTGCTAATGTAGAAAAAGCCATTCCTAACAAAGATGCTTTGATACTTGTACACTGTGCAGTCGGAACACGTTCTAAAGTCGCTCAGGCACACCTTAAGGCCGCAGGATACACTAATGTCCTGGCATTAGACAATAAGGTTACGATTGACAAAGAAGGCAACGTTAAATACGAGTAA
- a CDS encoding ABC transporter ATP-binding protein, which translates to MIEAQKLTKSFGNYKVLDDLNLKVEKGSVYGLLGPNGAGKTTLIKHLTGLYRQDQGTVSIADQPVYENPQVKGQMVYIPDDLYFFSQASIAETARFYAKIYPDWNWKRYEQLKQVFPIDSRRRVVKLSKGMQKQVAFWLGISSMPQVMILDEPVDGLDPVMRKKVWNLILQDVEERQISVLVSSHNLRELEDVCDHIGILHKGKIVVERELDDMKSEVHKFQLAFAGEIPEGFLEGPEVLHRTRTGSILLLIARGDKNELLQRMKAANPLILDVLPLTLEEIFIYELGGMGYDIQNIII; encoded by the coding sequence ATGATTGAGGCCCAAAAGCTGACAAAATCCTTTGGCAATTATAAAGTTCTTGATGATCTGAATTTAAAGGTTGAGAAGGGATCCGTCTACGGCCTGCTGGGGCCTAACGGTGCCGGCAAAACCACTCTGATTAAACATTTAACGGGATTATACCGTCAGGACCAGGGGACAGTGAGTATTGCTGATCAGCCAGTCTACGAAAATCCCCAGGTCAAAGGGCAAATGGTTTATATTCCCGACGATTTGTACTTCTTTTCTCAAGCAAGCATCGCTGAAACCGCCAGGTTTTATGCCAAAATATATCCTGACTGGAATTGGAAGCGCTATGAGCAATTAAAGCAGGTATTTCCCATCGACAGCAGGAGAAGAGTGGTCAAGCTGTCCAAGGGAATGCAGAAGCAGGTGGCTTTCTGGCTGGGTATTTCCTCCATGCCTCAAGTCATGATCCTGGATGAACCCGTGGATGGCCTGGACCCGGTGATGCGCAAAAAGGTCTGGAACCTCATCCTCCAGGATGTAGAGGAAAGGCAGATATCCGTCCTGGTATCATCCCATAATTTAAGAGAACTGGAAGATGTCTGTGATCACATCGGCATCCTGCACAAGGGGAAAATTGTTGTGGAGAGGGAACTGGACGATATGAAATCCGAGGTTCACAAGTTTCAGCTGGCATTTGCCGGTGAGATTCCGGAAGGATTCCTGGAAGGTCCTGAGGTCTTGCACAGAACCCGGACAGGAAGCATACTGCTGCTGATTGCCAGAGGGGATAAGAATGAATTGCTGCAAAGGATGAAAGCCGCCAATCCGCTTATTTTGGATGTCCTGCCTCTGACACTTGAAGAAATTTTTATTTATGAATTAGGGGGGATGGGTTATGACATTCAAAATATCATTATTTAA
- a CDS encoding DUF6449 domain-containing protein has translation MTFKISLFKKTLILNDFKRFWWVSALYTLALMAYIPFSHLMNAMGMDVWETFWIQDTIDRTLSFSQGGVQALLVCTVPVLMAVLIFRYLQADKSAVMMHSLPFKRSSHYASHCLAGFVLLIMPAVLNSLLLIVLKYWTVLGSFYTLSKIFTWLGLNIFFCMLFYSIAVFAGMLTGSSVAQIVFTYIIQILPIGIYALLKFSLEQLLFGFAEAPYALFNQDNYPLFWLLNGGFPRNPQTLGYFAAYILAAAAFLVLGWFVYKHRRLETAGEIIAFPTLYPVFKYGVTFCLMLMGGTYFCGTSRQSLPMLIVGYALVSALGYFVAEILIHKSFRVLRFYKGYLRYALVIGILLGGLSLDVSGFVKRVPSPEEVEKIYFGYNYNDWFYFEKEKNPEFLESRYNDSKYFANNPPLLLESQENIAGVIELQKHLIKERKKGAGSYPYIIYTLKNGDYIIRRYNMNEADQSDAAFLKPIYESLEYKGLKFPAMNLVPEDIKMMSIRDDRSGKRPVDLTETEEIRELTELLKKETAEMPYEDMTSPRDPYIWLSVLENNNAKEIYDKRILVQSSFTSLINWFKDKGYYDQFALLLEDIESVELEKADSLGYASKAATRSRVKINEREVIEELLNINSSTDYNSNAVIVRFNIRNSSWEKHVSLDSPVSVKLKGYFRELENN, from the coding sequence ATGACATTCAAAATATCATTATTTAAAAAAACTTTGATCTTAAACGACTTCAAGCGTTTTTGGTGGGTAAGCGCTCTCTATACCCTAGCTCTTATGGCCTATATTCCTTTCAGTCACCTGATGAACGCCATGGGGATGGATGTTTGGGAGACTTTCTGGATCCAAGACACTATCGACAGAACCCTGAGTTTTTCTCAGGGCGGCGTTCAAGCTCTTCTCGTCTGTACTGTGCCGGTTCTAATGGCAGTCTTGATATTCCGGTACTTGCAGGCAGACAAATCAGCTGTTATGATGCACAGCCTGCCCTTTAAAAGGAGCTCTCATTATGCCAGCCATTGCCTGGCAGGCTTTGTTCTGTTAATCATGCCCGCCGTCTTAAATTCTCTGCTTTTGATCGTCTTAAAGTATTGGACAGTACTGGGAAGTTTTTATACCCTGTCCAAGATTTTCACCTGGCTTGGACTAAATATCTTTTTCTGTATGTTATTTTACAGTATCGCCGTATTTGCCGGGATGCTGACCGGATCTTCCGTAGCCCAAATCGTCTTCACTTATATCATTCAAATCCTGCCTATAGGAATTTATGCTTTGCTGAAATTCAGCCTTGAGCAATTGTTGTTTGGCTTCGCTGAAGCCCCTTACGCACTGTTTAACCAGGATAATTACCCTTTATTTTGGCTGCTGAACGGGGGCTTTCCGAGGAACCCGCAGACGCTGGGCTACTTTGCGGCTTACATCCTGGCCGCCGCCGCCTTTTTAGTCCTGGGCTGGTTTGTCTATAAACACAGAAGGCTGGAAACGGCAGGGGAGATTATTGCCTTTCCGACCTTATATCCGGTCTTTAAATACGGGGTGACCTTCTGTTTAATGCTGATGGGAGGAACTTATTTTTGCGGTACTTCCCGGCAATCCCTGCCCATGCTGATCGTGGGCTATGCTCTGGTTTCGGCTCTGGGCTATTTTGTAGCGGAAATTCTGATCCATAAGTCCTTCAGGGTTTTGCGCTTCTATAAGGGGTATCTCCGCTACGCCCTTGTCATTGGGATACTCCTGGGAGGCCTGTCCCTGGATGTTTCGGGCTTTGTTAAACGGGTGCCCAGCCCTGAGGAAGTAGAAAAGATCTATTTCGGCTATAACTATAATGACTGGTTTTATTTTGAAAAGGAAAAGAATCCCGAATTTCTGGAGTCCAGGTATAATGACAGCAAGTACTTCGCAAATAACCCGCCCCTCCTCCTGGAAAGTCAGGAGAATATTGCGGGAGTGATTGAACTCCAGAAGCATTTGATCAAGGAAAGGAAGAAGGGGGCAGGCTCATACCCTTATATCATTTACACCCTGAAAAACGGAGATTATATCATTCGCCGATACAATATGAATGAAGCTGATCAGAGTGATGCCGCTTTCCTCAAGCCCATTTATGAATCCCTGGAGTATAAAGGCCTGAAATTTCCGGCAATGAATCTGGTGCCGGAGGACATAAAAATGATGTCTATCAGAGATGACCGCAGCGGCAAAAGGCCGGTCGATCTCACAGAAACTGAGGAGATCCGGGAATTAACGGAACTTCTGAAAAAGGAAACCGCTGAGATGCCCTATGAGGATATGACCTCACCTCGAGATCCTTATATCTGGCTATCCGTATTGGAAAACAATAATGCCAAAGAAATCTATGACAAACGCATCCTGGTTCAAAGCAGTTTTACCTCCCTGATAAACTGGTTTAAGGACAAGGGCTATTATGACCAGTTTGCCCTGCTATTGGAGGACATTGAATCCGTTGAACTGGAAAAAGCTGATAGTCTAGGATACGCAAGCAAAGCGGCAACACGCAGCCGGGTAAAGATTAATGAGCGGGAAGTGATTGAAGAATTGTTAAACATTAATTCCAGTACGGATTACAACAGCAATGCGGTCATTGTGCGTTTTAATATACGGAATAGCTCCTGGGAAAAACATGTCAGCCTTGATTCCCCTGTTTCAGTAAAATTAAAGGGATATTTCAGGGAATTGGAAAATAATTAA
- a CDS encoding cupin domain-containing protein, whose protein sequence is MEKINLKEKFQLFNEHWSPKIIGEVNDSYVKIAKLKGEFTWHLHDNEDEMFYVVKGLLTIKFRDKDVHLQEGEGIIIPKGTEHLPVAAEEAHVLLIEPKSTLNTGNIINDKTVEQLERI, encoded by the coding sequence ATGGAAAAAATTAATCTGAAAGAAAAATTTCAGCTTTTTAACGAACACTGGAGCCCCAAAATAATCGGGGAGGTCAATGATTCCTACGTCAAAATAGCCAAGTTAAAAGGGGAATTCACCTGGCATTTACACGACAATGAAGATGAGATGTTTTATGTAGTCAAAGGGTTATTGACTATAAAATTCAGGGATAAAGACGTGCACTTACAGGAGGGAGAGGGTATCATCATTCCTAAAGGAACTGAACATCTGCCTGTTGCTGCTGAGGAGGCCCATGTGCTGTTAATAGAGCCCAAAAGCACGTTGAATACCGGAAACATAATAAACGATAAAACGGTTGAACAATTGGAGAGAATCTAA
- a CDS encoding GGDEF domain-containing protein, producing the protein MVFDDLADALNSIQALESVNTLICITDTDHNMIYESSNKNCRPSVCPEDLKKIGRVFRPSLRATFRVHLIDNWVTAITTIPVAIGGESYLLEFKQLIRQNIQFSPEPRDLEDLYIHQIKEMAITDSLTKLYNRRYIDERLPIDMQSSFELDEPLSVLFIDIDYFKRINDQNGHAAGDQVLQKLALLLQKHLRRGSGWVARYGGDEILISLPGSGKKAAKSIANRLRETVQNYNFYFKGKKVMVTCSIGTQTVFKDSGIAGIAELLAMVDKKLYRAKNEGRNRVC; encoded by the coding sequence ATGGTTTTTGATGATTTAGCCGACGCCTTAAATAGTATTCAGGCACTGGAGTCAGTCAATACCTTGATTTGCATTACAGATACCGACCATAACATGATTTATGAGAGTTCGAATAAAAATTGTCGGCCAAGTGTCTGCCCGGAGGATCTTAAAAAGATCGGCAGGGTATTCCGGCCTTCTCTAAGGGCTACATTCAGAGTACACTTAATCGATAACTGGGTGACTGCCATAACCACTATACCCGTCGCAATTGGCGGCGAATCTTATTTATTGGAATTCAAACAGCTTATCCGGCAAAACATTCAATTCAGTCCGGAGCCCCGGGATTTGGAAGATTTGTATATCCATCAGATAAAGGAAATGGCCATCACAGACTCCCTCACCAAGCTTTATAACCGGAGATACATCGATGAACGGCTGCCTATCGATATGCAAAGTTCTTTTGAATTGGATGAACCTCTAAGCGTTCTTTTTATAGATATTGACTATTTTAAACGGATCAATGACCAAAACGGTCATGCAGCGGGGGACCAGGTGCTTCAGAAGCTGGCCCTGCTGCTGCAGAAGCATCTCCGCAGGGGAAGCGGCTGGGTCGCCCGCTACGGCGGCGATGAGATTCTCATCAGTCTGCCGGGCAGCGGAAAAAAAGCCGCCAAAAGCATTGCCAACCGGCTCAGAGAGACCGTTCAAAACTATAATTTTTACTTTAAAGGAAAAAAAGTAATGGTGACCTGCAGCATAGGGACTCAAACCGTCTTTAAAGATTCCGGGATTGCAGGCATAGCCGAATTGCTGGCTATGGTGGACAAGAAACTGTACCGGGCTAAAAATGAAGGCCGCAACAGGGTGTGCTGA
- a CDS encoding helix-turn-helix domain-containing protein: MKESYEIIRELREDKDLRQRDIAKIIGTTQQHYSRCEQGESDLQTRAVITLANFYNVSTDYLLGRTECKQGIDVLNQPVLGDYTTGRLLTEVLSLNDIGRRAIIEYIELQKLKEKIHR; encoded by the coding sequence ATGAAGGAATCATATGAAATAATCCGCGAGCTTCGAGAGGATAAAGACTTGAGGCAACGGGATATTGCCAAAATTATCGGAACGACACAACAACACTATTCCAGATGCGAGCAGGGAGAATCCGATCTTCAAACCCGTGCGGTTATTACATTGGCAAATTTTTATAATGTATCCACAGATTATCTTTTAGGCAGAACTGAATGCAAACAAGGCATTGACGTACTGAATCAACCGGTCCTGGGAGATTATACAACCGGGCGGCTTTTAACAGAAGTGCTCTCCTTAAACGATATCGGACGGCGTGCCATAATTGAGTATATCGAACTTCAAAAACTTAAAGAAAAAATTCATAGATAA
- the crcB gene encoding fluoride efflux transporter CrcB, with the protein MNILVVALGGALGTVSRYTLGLWVSSKWSQGFPLGTFIINITGAFLLGFLNILFIERLNVSPLWRLGIGIGFLGGYTTFSTFGYEAIMLLEGGSLLTAVLYTGLTVLIGFAGVALGMGLARLL; encoded by the coding sequence GTGAATATTTTAGTCGTTGCTTTAGGAGGAGCTTTAGGGACAGTGTCCCGCTATACTCTCGGTTTATGGGTATCAAGCAAATGGAGTCAGGGTTTTCCGTTGGGGACGTTTATCATCAACATAACCGGTGCTTTTCTCTTGGGATTTCTCAATATCTTATTCATTGAACGCTTAAATGTAAGTCCTTTATGGCGTCTGGGCATAGGCATAGGTTTTCTGGGCGGCTACACAACCTTTTCCACCTTTGGTTATGAAGCGATCATGTTGTTGGAAGGAGGGAGTCTGCTTACGGCAGTACTTTATACCGGTTTAACTGTACTCATTGGCTTCGCCGGAGTTGCCTTGGGAATGGGACTTGCCCGCCTGCTCTGA
- a CDS encoding GntR family transcriptional regulator: MFQLDYMDHSPLYEQIKEKIKALIISGVLKPNERVPSVRELAQSLTINPNTIHKAYKELELEGYIYSIRAKGSFVTPINRKINPGRQDDLLLELEKLVSELAYLNIPQEQLLSRIEEIYKKGRQRNHD; this comes from the coding sequence ATGTTTCAATTGGATTATATGGATCATAGCCCTTTGTATGAACAGATTAAGGAGAAAATAAAAGCACTCATCATCAGCGGGGTACTGAAGCCTAACGAGAGGGTTCCCTCCGTTCGTGAACTGGCCCAGTCTCTCACCATCAACCCCAATACCATTCATAAGGCCTACAAAGAACTTGAGCTGGAAGGATACATATACTCCATCCGGGCCAAAGGAAGTTTTGTAACCCCCATAAACCGTAAAATCAACCCGGGAAGACAGGATGACCTGCTGCTGGAGCTGGAGAAACTGGTTTCAGAGCTGGCCTACCTGAATATTCCCCAGGAACAGCTCCTCTCCAGAATTGAGGAAATCTATAAAAAAGGGAGGCAAAGGAACCATGATTGA